DNA from Rhodoligotrophos defluvii:
CAATCTGCGCGGTGGGCCGAACGCCCCGATCGTCATTCCGCTGATGGACAAGCATGACGAAGGCCGTCGTTCCCACTATCTAACCATTCAGTTCCAGATCAATGATGCACCGGCGCCGGACGAGTTGGTCATCGCCCTGGGCGCTTCGATCGGCGGCCGTCCGCATCATCGCATCGGCGATCGCTACCAGGATCTCAAGGAACTCGGTGACCTGCATGGATGATCGGCTTACGGCTCAAGTCGAGGCGGCGGATGGCAAGCCCGTGACCATCGGCTATATCCGGGCCGGCCAGGGAAAGCCTGTCGTGCTCATCCACGGGGTGGGCATGCATGCGGGCGTCTGGCAGCCGCAGGTCGAGCGCCTGGCCGAGCGGTTCGATGTGATCGCGGTGGACATGCTGGGCCATGGCGTCTCGTCGCTGCCGCCGGAGAAGGCGACCCTTGCCAATTATGCCATGCCCGTGCTGGGCCTCCTCGACCGTCTCGGCATAGAGAGCGCCTTCGTTGTCGGCCATTCCATGGGCGCGCTGGTGGCTCAGGAGATCGCGCTCACGGCGCCGGAACGGGTGAAGCGGCTGGTTTCTCTGAATGCGGTGTTTCGTCGGCCACCCGAGATGGCCGCGGCGGTGCGCGCGCGGGCTGCGGGCGGCGCTCCGGCGGATGACCCTGCCGCGCTCGCCGTAACCCTTGCCCGCTGGTTCGGCGATCCCGTCCCCCTGCCCCATGCGGAAGCCGCGATCATTACCCGGCGCGCACTGACGGCGGTCGACCGCGAAGGCTACCTGCGCACCTATCGCCTGTTCGCCGAGGCCGACACGGCCCATGCGGAACGGCTGTCCGAACTTGCCATGCCGGCCCTGTTCATGACCGGCGAGCGGGATCCGAATTCCCTGCCCGCCATGTCCGCCACCATGGCGCGCCTGGCGCCGAAAGGCCGGTGCGTGGTCATTCCCGGCGAGAAGCACATGATGGCCTTGACCGCGCCCGACCGGGTGACCGAGGAGATCATCGCCTTCCTCGAGGAGAGGCAATCGTCCGCGCCCCTGCTCATGACGACAGCGAGCGAGCCGCCGGACCCGATGGATTACCGGCGGGCGCTGGGGGCGTTCCTCACCGGCGTGACCATCGTGACCACCATCGACGAGACCGGCGCACCGAGGGGCTTCACGGCGAATTCCTTCACCTCGGTGTCGCTTGAGCCGCCGCTGGTGCTCGTCTGCATCGGCAAGCAGGCGAGCAGCTATTCCACCTTCACCACCGGCAAGAGCTTTGCCGTGAATGTGCTGGGTGAACACCAGAAGTCCATCTCCAGCATCTTTGCCTCGAAAGCGGCGGACAAGTTCGCCCATGTCCGCTGGCGCCCCGGCTTCACGGGAAGCCCGCTGATCGATGCGGCGGTTGCCACGTTCGACTGTGATCTCGAACAGCAGGTCGAGGCGGGCGACCACATGATCCTGATCGGGCGGGTGCGCGCCTTCGCCCATGCCTTGGGCCAGCCGCTCGGCTATTGCAGGGGCGCTTACGTATCGCTCGGCCTCAGCCAGGAGGCCCTTGCCGACACGTCCGCCGACATGACGGTGGGCGCCATTCTCGAGGATGACGGCCGCGTGCTGTTCTTCGAAACGGAAGACGGACGATACGTGCTGCCGGCCGGGCGCGGCATCGGCAGCCTTGCCGATCGCGACAGCCTCTTGGGGCGGCTGGCCGCCCGCGGCATCGAAGCCGAGCTGGGCTTCCTGTTCGCCGTGTGGGATGAGGCTGGGCCCAAGCCCCATGCCCATGTCTACTATCGCGGCACCCTGCGCGGGGCACCCAAGCAGGGCCGCCTCGTGGCGCTCGACGATATCGCCGAGCTGCCGATCGCCAGCCGGCCAGTCAAGGCCATGCTTGCCCGCTATGTGCGCGAACGGGAACAGGATACATTCGGCATCTATGCCGGCAATGCGGTTGCCGGCGAAGTACGGCGGGTGGTGGAGCCTGCTTCACCTTAGAACGGGATGACTTGTCTTCAAGCCGCCATCTCGCTCTAACTTGCTTGAGCATGATCTTTTCCGAAAACCGGTGTCCACTTTCCGGGATCATGCTCAGAGGCCGTCAGCGATGGAGCGCGCCCCATGCAGTTCTCGCTTTTCGTCCACATGGAGCGTTCAGATGCCACGCAATCCCACGCCGCGCTGTTTCGCGAGCTGGTCGAGCTGGTGGAGATGGCCGAGGCGGCCGGTTTTGTTGCCGCCTGGGTGGGCGAGCACCACGGTATGGAATTCACCATCTCGCCCAACCCTTTCATCACCCTTGCCTATCTCGGCGCACGCACCTCGCGCATCCGCC
Protein-coding regions in this window:
- a CDS encoding alpha/beta fold hydrolase codes for the protein MDDRLTAQVEAADGKPVTIGYIRAGQGKPVVLIHGVGMHAGVWQPQVERLAERFDVIAVDMLGHGVSSLPPEKATLANYAMPVLGLLDRLGIESAFVVGHSMGALVAQEIALTAPERVKRLVSLNAVFRRPPEMAAAVRARAAGGAPADDPAALAVTLARWFGDPVPLPHAEAAIITRRALTAVDREGYLRTYRLFAEADTAHAERLSELAMPALFMTGERDPNSLPAMSATMARLAPKGRCVVIPGEKHMMALTAPDRVTEEIIAFLEERQSSAPLLMTTASEPPDPMDYRRALGAFLTGVTIVTTIDETGAPRGFTANSFTSVSLEPPLVLVCIGKQASSYSTFTTGKSFAVNVLGEHQKSISSIFASKAADKFAHVRWRPGFTGSPLIDAAVATFDCDLEQQVEAGDHMILIGRVRAFAHALGQPLGYCRGAYVSLGLSQEALADTSADMTVGAILEDDGRVLFFETEDGRYVLPAGRGIGSLADRDSLLGRLAARGIEAELGFLFAVWDEAGPKPHAHVYYRGTLRGAPKQGRLVALDDIAELPIASRPVKAMLARYVREREQDTFGIYAGNAVAGEVRRVVEPASP